A single region of the Candidatus Binatia bacterium genome encodes:
- a CDS encoding phosphotransferase: MSPATERDHPPIPTTLEQALSPEWLSAALATKYPGIEVSHVHPGPVVSRITTNARFRIECAGGVPDGLSPALCVKGYFNELGRALRFVGVPEAGFYRDLAEETGVRTLECVYAHVDVDTDDSILVTEDVVARGATFLDSLSPYSPDQTAQTLEELAKLHAKTWLRPSVETTGWLAPRLEKIARGRGVAEISSNFDGPIGARVPSAVRDTERLYRSYRAVVDRVSSARPWSVIHGDPHVSNLFLDADGRPALVDWQLAQRGPWYLDLGYHLAATLTVDDRRRTERDLVRHYLGALAAGGVDAPTEEQAWADLRYGLVHGFYLWAITQQVDPPITTALLERMGTAVDDHDAFAVVDG, encoded by the coding sequence GTGAGCCCCGCGACCGAACGCGATCACCCCCCGATCCCCACCACGCTCGAGCAGGCCCTCTCCCCGGAGTGGCTGAGCGCGGCCCTCGCTACGAAGTACCCGGGCATCGAGGTCTCCCACGTGCACCCCGGTCCGGTGGTCAGCCGAATCACGACGAATGCGCGCTTTCGCATCGAGTGCGCCGGCGGCGTGCCGGACGGGTTGTCGCCGGCGCTCTGCGTGAAGGGGTACTTCAACGAGCTCGGCCGGGCCCTGCGTTTCGTCGGCGTGCCGGAGGCGGGCTTCTACCGTGACCTCGCCGAGGAGACCGGAGTCCGGACGCTCGAGTGCGTCTACGCGCACGTCGACGTCGACACGGACGACAGCATCTTGGTGACCGAGGACGTCGTGGCCCGGGGCGCCACCTTCCTCGACTCGCTGAGCCCGTACTCGCCCGACCAAACCGCGCAGACCCTCGAGGAACTCGCGAAGCTGCACGCGAAGACATGGCTGAGGCCTTCGGTCGAGACGACCGGCTGGCTCGCTCCCCGTCTGGAGAAGATCGCTCGGGGACGGGGGGTCGCCGAGATCAGCAGCAACTTCGACGGACCCATCGGTGCGCGCGTTCCGTCTGCAGTCCGGGACACCGAGCGGCTCTACCGATCCTACCGGGCGGTGGTGGACCGCGTTTCGTCGGCCCGGCCGTGGTCGGTCATCCACGGGGATCCACACGTCAGCAACCTGTTCCTCGACGCGGACGGCCGGCCGGCTCTCGTCGACTGGCAGCTCGCGCAGCGGGGCCCGTGGTACCTCGACCTCGGCTACCACCTCGCCGCCACCCTCACGGTGGACGACCGCCGCCGAACGGAGAGAGACCTCGTCCGCCACTACCTCGGAGCGCTTGCTGCGGGTGGGGTCGACGCCCCGACAGAAGAACAGGCGTGGGCCGACCTTCGGTACGGCCTGGTTCACGGGTTCTACCTCTGGGCAATCACACAGCAGGTCGATCCGCCGATCACCACCGCACTCCTCGAGCGTATGGGTACTGCGGTGGACGACCACGACGCCTTCGCCGTGGTCGACGGTTGA
- a CDS encoding CocE/NonD family hydrolase, translated as MRRLDNRFSAVTAAVVLALSITAIGCGDTLLGDDGPSTPYPGGRWSPPEPTFGNFTQTDVELPMSDGVILVADVNYPADLETGERANGSFPVILTQNPYGGNIAATAGSFFVSRGYIFAGVDVRGTSRSGGSGAELFTPRTAEDGAELVAWASRLGGSDGNVGLWGCSFLGINQLEAATQLGPDSPVKAMIPGCFTGDSYRDTLFDNGIPGPIATAWPGVWPDALPGGDRGYYRDYWRNLDRVARAPAIAATGIPMLMWVGWGEGGALGALELYAALQNLSAGRGVFAPMRDDQPVTGRYQAIIGDWAHAGGLDQGIELQWYDTWIKGIDTGLPKNTRTPLHLQELASNRWINAKRYPLTDDSTALYLTQAGELAGSAAAAGRDTLTWVPPEEVSASVEYTSAPFSDGAVLAGPMAARLEISSSNTNAQLLIELLDVAPDGARAVISHGSVLGSRRGLDTDRSWTDADGELIRPYLALDRDEPLLPDQRTGIDVPLVPTLWSIEPGHRLGVRLSTRPRAENCGFVIGNPPWGCNLTEPMRETLPGGVYTIHYGGTSASSVRLPLIAHGSFETSRSITPPTVRDGSTLPGDW; from the coding sequence GTGAGACGTCTCGACAACCGGTTCTCCGCCGTCACGGCCGCAGTCGTCCTCGCGCTATCGATCACCGCCATCGGCTGCGGAGACACGCTGCTCGGCGACGACGGGCCCAGCACGCCCTACCCCGGCGGCCGCTGGTCGCCTCCCGAACCGACGTTCGGCAACTTTACGCAGACAGACGTCGAGCTCCCGATGAGCGACGGCGTCATCTTGGTCGCCGACGTCAACTATCCGGCGGACCTCGAAACCGGTGAGCGCGCGAATGGCTCGTTCCCGGTCATCCTGACCCAGAACCCGTACGGCGGGAACATCGCGGCCACGGCGGGGAGCTTCTTCGTGAGCCGCGGGTACATCTTTGCCGGTGTCGACGTACGCGGCACATCGCGCTCGGGGGGATCGGGCGCGGAGTTGTTCACCCCGCGCACGGCCGAGGACGGAGCCGAGCTCGTGGCCTGGGCGTCGCGGCTTGGCGGATCGGACGGCAACGTCGGGCTGTGGGGATGCTCCTTCCTCGGAATCAACCAGCTCGAGGCCGCAACCCAGCTCGGTCCCGACTCTCCTGTGAAGGCGATGATCCCGGGTTGCTTCACCGGCGACTCGTACCGAGACACGCTGTTCGACAACGGCATCCCGGGACCCATCGCCACCGCGTGGCCGGGGGTCTGGCCCGACGCGCTTCCCGGCGGAGACCGCGGCTACTACCGCGACTACTGGCGAAACCTCGACCGAGTCGCACGCGCCCCGGCGATCGCCGCAACCGGCATTCCCATGCTGATGTGGGTCGGCTGGGGCGAAGGCGGCGCTCTCGGTGCCCTCGAACTGTACGCGGCCCTGCAGAACCTCTCGGCCGGACGCGGCGTCTTCGCGCCCATGAGGGACGATCAACCGGTGACCGGACGATACCAAGCGATCATTGGCGATTGGGCGCACGCGGGCGGGCTCGACCAGGGAATCGAGCTCCAGTGGTACGACACGTGGATCAAGGGCATCGACACCGGCCTACCGAAAAACACGCGTACGCCGCTGCACCTGCAAGAGCTCGCGTCGAACAGGTGGATCAATGCGAAGAGGTATCCCCTGACCGACGACTCCACCGCGCTCTACCTGACACAGGCGGGAGAGCTCGCGGGATCCGCTGCCGCCGCCGGACGAGACACACTCACGTGGGTTCCCCCCGAGGAGGTCTCGGCGTCCGTCGAGTACACGAGCGCACCTTTTTCCGACGGAGCGGTGCTCGCCGGGCCGATGGCCGCGCGCCTGGAGATCTCGTCGTCGAATACGAATGCGCAGCTCCTAATCGAGCTTCTGGACGTCGCTCCCGACGGAGCGCGCGCAGTCATCTCGCACGGCAGTGTGCTCGGGTCCCGTCGCGGCCTCGACACCGACCGGTCGTGGACCGACGCGGACGGAGAGCTCATTCGCCCCTACTTGGCGCTCGACCGAGACGAACCACTCCTCCCCGACCAACGCACCGGCATCGACGTCCCCCTCGTCCCAACCCTCTGGTCGATCGAGCCCGGGCACCGCCTGGGGGTCCGCCTCTCCACCCGACCGCGTGCGGAAAACTGCGGGTTCGTGATCGGGAACCCACCGTGGGGATGCAACCTCACCGAACCCATGCGCGAGACCCTTCCGGGCGGCGTCTACACGATCCACTACGGAGGCACGTCTGCGTCGTCGGTTCGCCTGCCACTGATCGCACACGGCTCCTTCGAGACGTCTCGGAGCATTACGCCGCCCACGGTGCGCGACGGCTCCACTCTTCCGGGGGACTGGTGA
- a CDS encoding OB-fold domain-containing protein, which translates to MSTRNPLDLAPDDLDRPFWEACRRREFLLQRSQVTGRYHWPAVCDPETGREGMEWVRGSGRGLVHTFSIIHQVFRRELVDRVPYNVVVVELEEGPFFHSNVVDCANEEIHIGMPVEVVFDDVSDEVTLPRFRPQRSPT; encoded by the coding sequence ATGAGTACACGCAACCCGCTCGACCTCGCGCCGGACGATCTGGACCGCCCCTTCTGGGAGGCCTGCCGGCGCCGCGAGTTCCTGCTCCAACGATCGCAGGTGACCGGTCGATATCATTGGCCCGCGGTCTGCGATCCGGAGACGGGGCGCGAGGGCATGGAGTGGGTGCGCGGCAGTGGACGCGGCCTCGTGCACACGTTCTCGATCATCCACCAGGTGTTCCGCCGCGAGTTGGTGGACCGCGTTCCGTACAACGTCGTCGTCGTGGAACTCGAAGAGGGCCCGTTCTTCCACTCGAACGTCGTCGACTGCGCGAACGAGGAGATCCACATTGGCATGCCCGTCGAGGTCGTCTTCGACGACGTGTCCGATGAAGTCACGCTGCCGCGGTTCCGACCGCAGAGGAGTCCGACGTGA
- a CDS encoding thiolase family protein — MAELNGNDCVIVGVGVTQQGRNLEIPERELRREAVELALADAGLKRPDVDGYIACHGGVAFEDLRYLGLGPLFSWSLSSGGATAISALIAARGVLAVGQASTVALCYGTVPSRFRGGGSGGGRGYGGFGYGYPELFDMVGPSTSHALHAQRHMHLYGTTSEQLGAVAVTQRAYASKRPGTLGYEKPITLEDHQTSRMICEPLRLLDCCRDTDGGVCVIVTTAERARDLRGTPVRVLGTGTGHNIRNWYDGSVYAHHDDIAPAKARAFAEAGIDVGDVDVAALYDPFTISVIMQLEEYGFCGTGEGGPFVAAGKTGPTGTIPTNTGGGQLSGYYATGFTAMVEGIHQLRGEGGATQVADAEIALVSGHGGNGGIQNTWAHATAVLGVGK, encoded by the coding sequence GTGGCCGAGCTGAACGGAAACGACTGCGTGATCGTCGGCGTCGGGGTCACGCAGCAAGGCCGAAACCTCGAGATCCCCGAACGCGAGCTTCGGCGCGAGGCCGTCGAACTCGCGCTCGCCGACGCCGGCCTGAAGCGCCCCGACGTCGACGGGTACATTGCCTGCCACGGCGGCGTCGCGTTCGAAGACCTCCGGTATCTCGGGCTGGGCCCCCTCTTCTCGTGGAGCCTGTCGTCCGGCGGTGCCACCGCGATCTCGGCGCTCATCGCCGCCCGTGGCGTGCTCGCCGTCGGCCAGGCCTCCACGGTGGCCCTCTGCTACGGAACGGTTCCGTCGCGCTTCCGCGGTGGCGGCAGCGGGGGAGGCCGGGGCTACGGCGGATTCGGTTACGGGTATCCCGAACTGTTCGACATGGTCGGGCCTTCCACGAGCCACGCGCTGCACGCCCAGCGTCACATGCACCTCTACGGGACGACGTCCGAGCAGCTCGGCGCGGTGGCCGTGACGCAACGAGCCTACGCATCGAAGCGACCGGGGACACTCGGGTATGAAAAGCCGATCACGCTCGAAGACCACCAGACCTCGCGGATGATCTGTGAGCCGCTGCGCCTCCTCGATTGCTGTCGCGACACGGATGGCGGCGTCTGCGTCATCGTCACCACGGCCGAGCGGGCGCGCGACCTCCGCGGCACACCGGTGCGCGTGCTCGGCACCGGCACCGGGCACAACATCCGCAACTGGTACGACGGCAGCGTCTACGCCCACCACGACGACATCGCCCCCGCGAAGGCACGCGCGTTCGCCGAGGCCGGAATCGACGTCGGCGACGTCGACGTCGCCGCGCTCTACGATCCCTTCACGATCTCGGTGATCATGCAGCTCGAGGAGTACGGCTTCTGTGGCACGGGCGAAGGCGGCCCCTTCGTGGCTGCCGGGAAGACCGGCCCGACCGGCACGATCCCCACGAACACGGGCGGCGGCCAGCTGTCGGGCTACTACGCGACGGGCTTCACTGCGATGGTCGAGGGCATTCACCAGCTTCGTGGCGAAGGCGGCGCGACGCAGGTCGCCGACGCGGAGATCGCACTGGTGAGCGGGCACGGCGGCAACGGCGGCATTCAAAACACCTGGGCGCACGCAACGGCAGTGTTGGGGGTCGGCAAATGA
- a CDS encoding aldehyde dehydrogenase family protein, translating into MKTWKMYIDDAWIEARDGRSYSLPNPATEEDVALAPDADVVDVERAVAAARRAFDEGPWPRTPVAERVAVLHRIADGIESRKEEFRDTVVRAHGAAALTHGQQVDAPIQLIRNYAELARGYAFEEMLPLIDPPTGGNLVSTLVVRQPVGVCALIPTWNFPLWVTAQKFAPALAAGCTMVVKPSPWGPLIDLMLAEVVAEAGVPPGVFNVVSGQSPEIGRALVEDPRIDMVSFTGSNGVGKRIMECAAKNLTKVHLELGGKSALIVLDDYDLDAAVLSGCVPTFFHAGQGCAMTTRVLVSRSRHDDLVTKMTDFVEKNVKIGDPADPSILLGPVIRPERRAAIEDHIASARDEGADLATGGGRPAGLERGWFVEPTIFANVRNDMRIAREEVFGPVVSVLPFDEEEDAVRIANDSEYGLFGGILTQDKRRAIDMARRIRTGGVAINGAVNSFSKPSGGFKQSGLGRENGAYGIDEYTEYQAVMWPS; encoded by the coding sequence ATGAAGACCTGGAAGATGTACATCGACGACGCGTGGATCGAGGCGCGAGATGGCCGGTCGTACTCGCTGCCGAATCCCGCAACCGAGGAGGACGTCGCACTCGCCCCCGATGCGGACGTCGTCGACGTCGAACGAGCCGTCGCGGCCGCCCGCCGTGCGTTCGACGAGGGTCCGTGGCCCCGGACTCCAGTCGCCGAGCGCGTCGCCGTCCTGCATCGGATCGCTGACGGCATCGAGAGCCGGAAGGAAGAATTCCGCGACACGGTCGTCCGCGCGCACGGCGCGGCCGCGCTGACGCACGGCCAGCAGGTCGACGCTCCGATCCAGCTCATCCGCAACTACGCGGAGCTCGCGCGCGGGTACGCGTTCGAGGAGATGCTCCCGCTCATCGATCCGCCGACCGGTGGAAATCTCGTCAGCACACTCGTCGTGCGCCAGCCCGTAGGCGTGTGCGCGCTGATCCCGACGTGGAACTTTCCGCTGTGGGTCACCGCACAGAAGTTCGCGCCGGCGCTCGCCGCCGGCTGCACGATGGTGGTGAAGCCGTCCCCCTGGGGCCCGCTCATCGACCTGATGCTCGCTGAAGTCGTGGCCGAAGCTGGTGTTCCGCCGGGTGTCTTCAACGTGGTCTCCGGGCAATCGCCGGAGATCGGGCGCGCGCTCGTCGAGGACCCACGCATCGACATGGTGAGCTTCACCGGCTCGAACGGCGTCGGGAAACGCATCATGGAGTGCGCGGCGAAGAACTTGACGAAGGTGCACCTCGAGCTCGGTGGCAAGTCTGCTCTCATCGTCCTCGACGACTACGACCTGGACGCGGCCGTCTTGAGCGGCTGCGTTCCGACCTTCTTCCACGCGGGACAGGGGTGTGCGATGACGACCCGGGTCCTCGTGAGCCGCTCGCGACACGACGATCTCGTGACCAAGATGACGGACTTCGTGGAGAAGAACGTGAAGATCGGCGACCCCGCCGACCCGAGCATCCTGCTCGGACCGGTCATCCGACCGGAGCGCCGCGCCGCAATCGAGGACCACATCGCCTCGGCACGAGACGAGGGCGCGGACCTGGCGACGGGGGGCGGACGCCCGGCCGGCCTCGAACGTGGCTGGTTCGTCGAGCCCACGATTTTTGCGAACGTACGCAACGACATGCGCATCGCGCGCGAAGAGGTCTTCGGCCCCGTCGTCTCGGTCCTCCCGTTCGACGAGGAAGAGGACGCCGTCCGCATCGCGAACGACTCGGAGTACGGTCTCTTCGGGGGCATCCTCACCCAGGACAAGCGACGCGCGATCGACATGGCCCGCCGGATTCGCACCGGCGGCGTGGCGATCAACGGCGCCGTCAACTCGTTCTCCAAGCCTTCGGGCGGGTTCAAGCAATCCGGTCTCGGGCGTGAGAACGGCGCGTACGGAATCGACGAGTACACCGAGTACCAGGCGGTGATGTGGCCGAGCTGA
- a CDS encoding CoA transferase encodes MSGILEGVRIVELAQWVFVPSAGALLADLGADVIKVEHPRQGDPARGLRTMGLGGGPSGPNLAVEQNNRGKRSIGIDVKKKAGRELLLRLVAESDVFLTSLRPAAIERLSLGVDAVRKSNPQIIYARGHGLGMRGPGANRPSYDMSAFWSRGGVAHSLTPPDADRAVGQRPGFGDHTSAMNLAFGIAAALFRRERRSEPSVVDVSLLGTAMWVMSSDVVYSANPQYDAHAGFKHPMANPLTATYRTADSRFLALVMLQADRHWPDFCRHLGRPEWTDDPRYADTKARRENAEACSRDLSAVFATRTLAEWTEQLAGLDAAWEPQQSVREVREDPQAGANGYLTEIESGSNERFEVVSNPCQFDERVPALSPAPEVGAHTEEVLLALGLDWQEISALRDDEVL; translated from the coding sequence ATGAGTGGAATCCTGGAGGGAGTGCGCATCGTCGAGCTGGCGCAGTGGGTGTTCGTGCCGTCGGCCGGGGCGCTGCTCGCGGATCTCGGCGCGGACGTGATCAAGGTCGAGCACCCGCGACAGGGAGACCCCGCGCGCGGCCTGCGTACGATGGGGCTCGGTGGCGGCCCGAGCGGTCCGAACCTCGCGGTCGAGCAGAACAACCGCGGAAAGCGCAGCATCGGGATCGACGTCAAGAAGAAGGCCGGCCGCGAGCTGCTCCTTCGGCTCGTTGCGGAATCAGACGTCTTCCTGACGAGCCTGCGGCCCGCCGCGATCGAGAGGCTCTCTCTCGGCGTGGACGCGGTACGCAAGAGCAATCCGCAGATCATCTACGCACGCGGGCACGGACTCGGCATGCGCGGGCCCGGAGCCAACCGCCCGAGCTACGACATGTCGGCCTTCTGGTCTCGTGGCGGCGTGGCCCATTCGCTCACGCCGCCGGACGCCGACCGCGCTGTCGGCCAACGCCCCGGCTTCGGGGACCACACGAGCGCGATGAACCTCGCGTTCGGCATTGCTGCGGCCCTCTTCCGGCGCGAGCGCCGCAGCGAGCCTTCCGTGGTCGATGTCTCGCTGCTCGGAACCGCGATGTGGGTGATGTCGTCGGACGTCGTGTACAGCGCGAACCCGCAGTACGACGCGCACGCGGGCTTCAAGCACCCGATGGCAAACCCCCTCACGGCGACGTACCGCACGGCCGACAGCCGCTTTCTCGCGCTCGTCATGCTCCAGGCCGATCGCCACTGGCCGGACTTCTGCCGACACCTCGGGCGTCCCGAGTGGACCGACGATCCCCGATACGCCGACACCAAGGCGCGCCGCGAGAACGCCGAGGCCTGCTCCCGCGATCTCTCCGCCGTGTTCGCCACGCGTACCCTTGCCGAATGGACCGAACAGCTGGCCGGACTCGACGCGGCCTGGGAGCCACAGCAGAGCGTTCGAGAGGTACGAGAAGATCCGCAGGCCGGAGCGAACGGGTATCTCACCGAGATCGAGAGCGGCTCGAACGAACGGTTCGAGGTGGTCTCGAACCCGTGCCAATTCGACGAGCGGGTGCCCGCACTCTCCCCCGCGCCGGAGGTCGGTGCGCATACGGAAGAGGTACTTCTCGCGCTCGGCCTCGACTGGCAAGAGATCAGCGCGCTCCGCGATGACGAGGTCCTGTAG
- a CDS encoding LLM class F420-dependent oxidoreductase: protein MHIGLFIDSTAPFSTAEHLAATARAAEERGFHSLWVAEHVLFFDELGSKPPFAERSSLIAGEWGLLDPFAALSYLSCATEKIRLGTGVALVPQRNPVQTAKLAATIDYLSGGRLDLGLGIGWVREEFEAVDAPFKDRAARTNSYLEVMRALWEDDPSSCETPHYTLPTSRCWPKPIQTPLPVHIGGNSDGALRRAARFGNGWYGFNLEPDELRKRLDALDAQLQSVGRSRDELCISVCGYRHPVDRDRMLQYRDAGADQLILFAMDVRGETREQRLDEYAEMFLAPA from the coding sequence ATGCACATCGGGCTCTTCATCGATTCGACCGCACCCTTCTCCACCGCAGAGCACCTTGCGGCCACCGCCCGTGCCGCAGAGGAACGAGGCTTCCACTCTCTTTGGGTGGCCGAGCACGTGCTGTTCTTCGACGAACTCGGGTCGAAGCCACCGTTCGCCGAAAGGTCCTCGCTCATCGCGGGAGAGTGGGGCCTGCTGGACCCGTTCGCCGCGCTCTCCTACCTCTCGTGCGCGACCGAGAAGATCCGTCTCGGCACGGGCGTCGCGCTCGTGCCGCAGCGCAACCCGGTGCAGACTGCGAAGCTCGCGGCGACCATCGACTACCTGTCGGGTGGACGACTCGACCTCGGTCTCGGGATCGGCTGGGTGCGTGAGGAGTTCGAAGCCGTGGACGCGCCGTTCAAGGACCGCGCCGCCCGGACCAACAGCTATCTCGAGGTGATGCGCGCGCTCTGGGAAGACGATCCGTCCTCGTGCGAGACGCCGCACTATACGCTCCCGACGTCGCGCTGCTGGCCCAAGCCAATCCAGACTCCTCTGCCGGTACACATCGGCGGCAACAGCGATGGTGCGCTACGGCGTGCCGCACGGTTCGGCAACGGCTGGTACGGGTTCAATCTGGAGCCGGACGAGCTACGCAAGCGGCTCGACGCACTGGACGCCCAGCTCCAGAGCGTCGGACGGAGCCGGGACGAGCTCTGCATCAGCGTGTGCGGATATCGGCACCCGGTCGACCGCGACAGGATGCTCCAGTACCGCGACGCCGGCGCAGATCAGCTGATTCTCTTCGCGATGGACGTGCGAGGAGAGACTCGTGAGCAACGGCTCGACGAGTACGCCGAGATGTTCCTCGCGCCGGCGTAG
- a CDS encoding amidohydrolase family protein, with protein MSHELISADSHVNPPATMWAKYLPESLREKAPRIESTDEGDFQVFEGRRTPLLGINAMAGKKPEEFSWNVRRLNEQRAGGFEPNARLEDMDADHVQAEVIYGGGPLPSQDAELRHASYQVYNDWLADFCSADPKRLIGIAYLPCDTPEMAIAEVKRAAGRGLKGGVIPRFPGDDEWYEPKWDGLWRAILDQGWAAAVHVGGRHRKAAMPSTDSVGFISDLLMSKFAMAESVSRMVLSGLLERYPDLQVVSVEGQLGWLSFTQHYLDHVWEKHRHWTKNELKNPPSFYFKRQVHATFMEDPVGLREREHIGIDNIMWSSDYPHSETTWPDSRKLTNEWMSGFPEAERRKILYENAARLYRL; from the coding sequence ATGTCTCACGAACTCATTTCCGCCGACTCGCACGTCAACCCACCCGCCACCATGTGGGCCAAGTACCTTCCAGAATCCCTTCGTGAGAAGGCGCCCCGAATCGAATCCACGGACGAGGGCGACTTCCAAGTGTTCGAAGGACGGCGCACTCCCCTGCTCGGCATCAACGCCATGGCCGGCAAGAAGCCCGAGGAGTTCAGCTGGAACGTCCGACGACTGAACGAGCAGCGGGCGGGCGGTTTCGAACCGAATGCGCGACTCGAGGACATGGACGCAGACCACGTCCAGGCCGAGGTGATCTACGGTGGAGGGCCTCTGCCCTCACAAGACGCGGAACTGCGGCACGCGAGCTATCAGGTCTACAACGACTGGCTCGCCGACTTCTGCTCGGCCGATCCCAAGCGCCTGATCGGCATCGCCTACCTCCCGTGCGACACACCGGAGATGGCGATCGCCGAGGTGAAGCGCGCCGCCGGCCGCGGACTCAAAGGCGGCGTGATTCCGCGCTTTCCCGGCGACGACGAATGGTACGAACCGAAGTGGGACGGCCTGTGGCGCGCCATCCTCGACCAAGGCTGGGCCGCCGCGGTCCACGTGGGGGGCCGGCATCGCAAGGCCGCAATGCCGAGCACGGACTCCGTCGGCTTCATCAGTGACCTGCTCATGAGCAAGTTCGCGATGGCCGAGTCCGTTTCGCGGATGGTTCTCTCCGGCCTGCTCGAGCGTTACCCCGATCTCCAGGTCGTCTCCGTCGAAGGTCAACTCGGGTGGCTGTCGTTCACCCAGCACTACCTCGATCACGTATGGGAGAAGCACCGGCACTGGACCAAGAACGAGTTGAAGAACCCGCCGAGCTTCTACTTCAAGCGCCAGGTCCACGCGACGTTCATGGAAGACCCCGTCGGCCTGCGCGAGCGCGAGCACATCGGCATCGACAACATCATGTGGTCGAGCGACTACCCCCACTCGGAGACGACCTGGCCCGACAGCCGCAAGCTCACGAACGAATGGATGAGCGGCTTCCCCGAGGCAGAGCGCCGAAAGATCCTCTACGAGAACGCAGCGCGTCTCTACAGGCTCTAG